The region CGAGGCGATTCGTTCGGCCCGGCAGGACGGCGTTGTCCCGCCGCACCGCCCAGTCGTAGGGGTCGTACGTCTGGACCCGATCGCGCCAGTACTCGCGGTACTCGGGCGCGTAGCGGACGACGAATCGATCGAGATGTTCGTAGTCGAACCCGTAACCGTTCCAGGCGATCAGCGACGGCCGCTCGTACTCGGCGGCCAGCCACGAGACGAATTCGCGGGTCGCGGCGCCTGGCTCGTCGCGGGACGGATCGGCATCGACGAAATCGACGTACGCGTCCCGTTCCGGGTCGTAGACGCCGATCAACCAGATGATCGTCGGCCGAAGTCCGTCGGTCTCGATATCGACGAACAGCGGTGTCGCCGTCTCGGCGGTCGGCGGGACCGGCTCGTCCGTCCGGCGGACGACGCGAGATTCGGCGAGCGCACGCGCGCTGTGGAGCAGCTCCCGGGCCGTGGCCGCGCCGATGCCCGCGATCTCGCGCAGGTCCGTTTCGGCCGCGTCGGCGACGGCCGCGCGCGTCTCGTACCCGTGTGTTCGGAGCCGATCCGCCGTCGTCGGACCGACGCCGTCTAGCGCCTGCAGTCCGAACCGATCGGCCGGCGCCGACGAGACGGCCACGCCGCCGCCTCGATCGCAAGTGAGGCGGGCGAGTTCGACCGCGCCGGAACGTCGCAGCGGGGCGACACCACGCACCGGCAGCCGGACCCGGTCGCCGTCGACGGTCGCGTCCCAGACGTGATCGTAACTCGCCGGGAGCGCGCCGGAGAGGAACGTCGTCGAGCCGCCCGTCCGGCGCTGGTAGCGAGCGATCTCCCTGCGCCCCTCGAGCGTGGCCTCGAGCGCGACGGCGTCGGTCGTCGGCTCGAGATCGTCGCAGACGACGTAGTCGGCCCGGGCCGCGGGTTCGGGCGGCTCCTCGAGCAGTGACGCTGCGCTCGCGAAGGCGACGGTGACGTCCGCCACCGTCTCCGTCCGGACGTCGGCGGGGCCGCCGGCGAAGACGACCGGGCCGTCGAACGCACGCCGGAGGCGACTCACGATCCGGACGTCCGAGGCCTCGCGAACGACGTAGACGAGGTCCGGGTCGAAGTACTCGAGGGCGTCGCGCAGCGCCGCGTCCGCCAGATCGGCGACGGCGTCACAGCGTAACGCCAGCAGGTCTCCCCCCGTTTCGGTTTCGGACCCGGCTCCGGGTTCGGTTCCAGTCCCGGCGGTCATAGCGAGAAAATACCAGCGGCCGGCAATAAGGGTTCGTGAACGGACGATCGGCGGCGTCGGACTCGCGC is a window of Natrinema salifodinae DNA encoding:
- a CDS encoding ribonuclease H-like domain-containing protein: MTAGTGTEPGAGSETETGGDLLALRCDAVADLADAALRDALEYFDPDLVYVVREASDVRIVSRLRRAFDGPVVFAGGPADVRTETVADVTVAFASAASLLEEPPEPAARADYVVCDDLEPTTDAVALEATLEGRREIARYQRRTGGSTTFLSGALPASYDHVWDATVDGDRVRLPVRGVAPLRRSGAVELARLTCDRGGGVAVSSAPADRFGLQALDGVGPTTADRLRTHGYETRAAVADAAETDLREIAGIGAATARELLHSARALAESRVVRRTDEPVPPTAETATPLFVDIETDGLRPTIIWLIGVYDPERDAYVDFVDADPSRDEPGAATREFVSWLAAEYERPSLIAWNGYGFDYEHLDRFVVRYAPEYREYWRDRVQTYDPYDWAVRRDNAVLPGRTNRLETVAAALGCARSGPAAALDGRSLAKRIRRLLEDSSVGSADDAGAVEPTGTAGAAESDADAGIDWDAARRYCEADVRELAAVFDAIAAAEPEPNEDDGAEEATNGSTADSTTQTGLADF